Proteins co-encoded in one Ziziphus jujuba cultivar Dongzao chromosome 9, ASM3175591v1 genomic window:
- the LOC107426971 gene encoding scopoletin glucosyltransferase has translation MATETDPVHVLFFPMMAQGHMLPTIDMAKLFAQRGIKTTIITTPLNAPLFTKTIEKSHNSTLQISLKVIKFPAKEAGLPEGIENIDSITNEDSNWKFFHAISLLQHPLDHLLQELRPQGLVADMFFPWATDIASKHGIPRISFHGTSFFAACAMDSLARHQPHKNVSSETDPFVLPGLPDRIELVKSQIPDSVRDGSQDDDFTKLQRSAKEAEKRSFGILVNSFYELEPAYADHYRNVLGKKAWHIGPVSLCNKNIEDKSQRGKTSSIDEHTCLKWLNSKKPNSVVYLCFGTTSNFSASQLHEIAMGLEAAEQEFIWVVKKQKGEEDEKEDWVPEGFEKRIGNKGLIVTGWAPQVLILDHESVGGFVTHCGWNSVLEGISAGLPMVTWPVFADQFYNEKLITDVLRIGVGVGARKWVMMVGDFVKREQIEKAVKEIMIGEKAEQIRSRANKLGEMARKAVEEGGSSYSDLSNFIEELKGSQLRKQH, from the coding sequence ATGGCCACCGAAACCGATCCTGTCCATGTCCTCTTTTTCCCTATGATGGCTCAAGGCCACATGTTACCAACCATAGACATGGCCAAACTCTTTGCTCAGAGAGGCATCAAAACCACCATTATCACAACCCCACTAAACGCCCCACTTTTCACCAAAACAATCGAGAAATCCCACAACTCTACCCTCCAGATCAGCCTCAAAGTCATCAAATTTCCAGCCAAAGAGGCCGGTTTGCCTGAAGGCATTGAGAATATTGATTCGATCACGAACGAGGATTCTAACTGGAAATTCTTCCACGCCATTTCTTTGCTCCAACACCCTTTGGATCATCTTCTTCAAGAGCTACGCCCTCAAGGCCTAGTTGCCGACATGTTCTTCCCCTGGGCTACTGATATTGCTTCCAAACACGGAATTCCTAGGATTAGTTTCCATGGTACGAGCTTCTTCGCTGCGTGTGCCATGGACAGCTTAGCACGACACCAACCGCACAAGAATGTTTCATCGGAGACTGACCCTTTTGTCTTGCCTGGTTTGCCCGACCGAATCGAGCTGGTAAAATCCCAAATCCCAGATAGTGTTCGAGATGGATCCCAAGACGACGACTTCACGAAATTACAACGAAGTGCTAAAGAAGCCGAAAAGCGAAGCTTTGGAATACTTGTTAATAGTTTCTACGAGCTTGAACCCGCCTATGCCGATCACTACAGGAACGTTTTGGGGAAAAAAGCATGGCATATTGGCCCTGTCTCACTCTGCAACAAGAACATTGAAGATAAATCACAGAGAGGGAAAACATCCTCCATTGATGAGCATACTTGCTTGAAATGGCTCAATTCCAAAAAACCCAATTCGGTTGTCTATCTGTGCTTTGGAACTACCTCTAATTTTTCAGCTTCTCAACTCCATGAAATTGCAATGGGTCTTGAGGCAGCTGAGCAGGAATTCATCTGGGTTGTGAAGAAGCAAAAaggtgaagaagatgaaaagGAAGATTGGGTACCAGAAGGATTCGAGAAAAGGATAGGAAATAAGGGATTAATCGTAACAGGTTGGGCACCCCAAGTTCTGATTCTTGATCATGAATCTGTGGGAGGATTTGTGACTCACTGTGGTTGGAACTCGGTGCTTGAAGGTATCAGTGCCGGGCTTCCAATGGTGACATGGCCGGTATTCGCTGACCAATTCTACAACGAGAAACTGATCACTGATGTTTTGAGAATTGGAGTTGGTGTTGGTGCTCGGAAATGGGTTATGATGGTAGGGGATTTTGTGAAAAGGGAACAGATTGAGAAGGCGGTAAAGGAGATAATGATTGGTGAAAAAGCAGAGCAAATAAGAAGCAGAGCAAATAAACTTGGTGAAATGGCAAGGAAAGCTGTTGAAGAAGGAGGCTCATCTTACTCAGATTTGAGCAACTTCATCGAAGAACTGAAAGGGTCCCAATTGAGAAAGCAGCACTGA